A genomic region of Miscanthus floridulus cultivar M001 chromosome 3, ASM1932011v1, whole genome shotgun sequence contains the following coding sequences:
- the LOC136547151 gene encoding uncharacterized protein gives MVTTTTAAAAEAEDRESLGTKFDRTLLRLYPSSALPNPTTKMVTTTTEAEARESLGTKLDRLKEHAKDMASRHPVAGAAAVLAVSAVGAYFLWPVAAPAVAMMKAPGAGGVLVSRAAFLANKKLYFKLLHTAGAAAAVAALA, from the coding sequence ATGGTCACCaccaccactgctgctgctgctgaagccGAAGACCGTGAGTCCCTCGGCACCAAGTTCGATCGCACCTTGCTGAGGCTCTACCCCTCTTCGGCTCTTCCCAACCCAACAACAAAAATGGTCACCACCACCACTGAAGCCGAAGCCCGTGAGTCCCTCGGCACGAAGCTCGATCGCCTGAAGGAACACGCGAAAGACATGGCCTCCAGGCACCCCGTCGCTGGAGCCGCGGCTGTCCTAGCCGTCAGCGCCGTGGGCGCCTACTTCCTGTGGCCCGTGGCGGCCCCGGCCGTCGCCATGATGAAGGCGCCCGGAGCCGGCGGCGTGCTTGTCTCCCGCGCGGCGTTTCTCGCGAACAAGAAGCTGTACTTCAAGCTCTTGCACACCGCGGGCGCTGCGGCGGCGGTCGCCGCTTTGGCGTAG